In Stegostoma tigrinum isolate sSteTig4 chromosome 7, sSteTig4.hap1, whole genome shotgun sequence, one genomic interval encodes:
- the LOC125453783 gene encoding keratin, type I cytoskeletal 18-like isoform X1 — MNYNKTPFSRTASSSSMVMGLTPRRASNARSLQGDVSRSVRVASYSPVSMTNLSRVAVPSTFNQQDELQGLNKRLALYLNRVNSLESTNKELEGKIHAHLAQKGNLARDWSSYEKPVVDICKQVQETNMDNAGLTLQLDNCELASDDFKVKWQSELDLRQSVEQDLNGLRKILDDTNVGRMQLESQIEALNEELSYLRKNHQEEVDELKKQIANSSVSVEVENSDDEDLAKIMHSIREEYQALADQNRKDAEECYKKKFDAASFEASKNNEALQATKNELTNIRRQIKNLEVEQRSLMAMISSLEDTLEDTDQRLAAELQALNQTIQHLEEQLADCHSRLKAQNLEYQNLLNTKMRLQAEIDTYRRLLEVEGHSQTEHFRSLPDSSTGDKKATKKVIIISQKVIDGKIVSEKQESEEILQ; from the exons ATGAACTACAACAAGACACCGTTCTCCCGCACAGCCAGCTCCAGCAGCATGGTGATGGGTTTAACCCCCAGGAGAGCCAGTAATGCCCGCAGCCTGCAGGGTGATGTGAGCAGGAGCGTGAGAGTAGCTTCTTACAGCCCGGTCAGCATGACCAACCTGAGCAGGGTTGCAGTCCCCAGCACCTTCAACCAGCAGGATGAACTGCAGGGACTGAATAAGCGCCTGGCTCTTTACCTAAACAGGGTGAATAGCTTGGAAAGCACGAACAAGGAGTTGGAGGGCAAGATCCATGCTCACCTGGCTCAGAAAGGTAACCTGGCTCGGGACTGGAGCTCTTACGAGAAGCCAGTGGTGGATATTTGCAAACAG GTTCAGGAAACAAACATGGATAATGCTGGTTTGACTCTGCAGCTGGACAACTGCGAACTGGCCTCTGACGATTTCAAAGTGAA GTGGCAGTCAGAGTTGGACCTGCGGCAATCAGTGGAACAGGACCTTAATGGGCTGCGGAAAATCCTTGATGACACCAATGTGGGGCGCATGCAGCTGGAGTCCCAGATTGAGGCCTTGAATGAGGAGCTGAGTTATCTCCGGAAGAACCACCAGGAG GAAGTGGATGAGCTCAAAAAGCAAATTGCAAATTCCAGTGTCTCAGTGGAAGTTGAAAATTCCGACGACGAGGATCTTGCGAAAATTATGCACAGCATCCGTGAGGAATACCAGGCCCTGGCTGATCAGAacagaaaggatgcagaggaatGTTACAAAAAGAAG TTTGATGCTGCTTCTTTTGAAGCTTCAAAGAACAATGAAGCTCTTCAAGCAACAAAGAATGAGCTGACCAATATCCGGCGCCAGATCAAAAACCTGGAAGTTGAGCAACGCTCCTTGATGGCCATG ATCAGTTCCCTTGAAGACACTTTGGAGGACACTGATCAGCGATTGGCTGCAGAGCTACAAGCCCTGAACCAGACCATCCAGCACCTGGAGGAGCAGCTCGCTGACTGCCACAGTAGACTGAAAGCTCAGAATCTGGAGTACCAGAACCTCCTCAACACCAAGATGAGACTGCAAGCTGAGATTGACACCTATCGTCGTCTGCTGGAAGTTGAAGG ACATAGTCAAACAGAGCATTTCAGAAGTCTTCCTGATTCGAGCACTGGAG ACAAGAAAGCCACTAAGAAAGTCATCATCATTTCCCAGAAGGTCATAGATGGGAAAATCGTTTCGGAGAAACAGGAATCCGAAGAAATTCTGCAGTAA
- the LOC125453783 gene encoding keratin, type I cytoskeletal 18-like isoform X2 gives MNYNKTPFSRTASSSSMVMGLTPRRASNARSLQGDVSRSVRVASYSPVSMTNLSRVAVPSTFNQQDELQGLNKRLALYLNRVNSLESTNKELEGKIHAHLAQKGNLARDWSSYEKPVVDICKQVQETNMDNAGLTLQLDNCELASDDFKVKWQSELDLRQSVEQDLNGLRKILDDTNVGRMQLESQIEALNEELSYLRKNHQEEVDELKKQIANSSVSVEVENSDDEDLAKIMHSIREEYQALADQNRKDAEECYKKKFDAASFEASKNNEALQATKNELTNIRRQIKNLEVEQRSLMAMISSLEDTLEDTDQRLAAELQALNQTIQHLEEQLADCHSRLKAQNLEYQNLLNTKMRLQAEIDTYRRLLEVEGQESH, from the exons ATGAACTACAACAAGACACCGTTCTCCCGCACAGCCAGCTCCAGCAGCATGGTGATGGGTTTAACCCCCAGGAGAGCCAGTAATGCCCGCAGCCTGCAGGGTGATGTGAGCAGGAGCGTGAGAGTAGCTTCTTACAGCCCGGTCAGCATGACCAACCTGAGCAGGGTTGCAGTCCCCAGCACCTTCAACCAGCAGGATGAACTGCAGGGACTGAATAAGCGCCTGGCTCTTTACCTAAACAGGGTGAATAGCTTGGAAAGCACGAACAAGGAGTTGGAGGGCAAGATCCATGCTCACCTGGCTCAGAAAGGTAACCTGGCTCGGGACTGGAGCTCTTACGAGAAGCCAGTGGTGGATATTTGCAAACAG GTTCAGGAAACAAACATGGATAATGCTGGTTTGACTCTGCAGCTGGACAACTGCGAACTGGCCTCTGACGATTTCAAAGTGAA GTGGCAGTCAGAGTTGGACCTGCGGCAATCAGTGGAACAGGACCTTAATGGGCTGCGGAAAATCCTTGATGACACCAATGTGGGGCGCATGCAGCTGGAGTCCCAGATTGAGGCCTTGAATGAGGAGCTGAGTTATCTCCGGAAGAACCACCAGGAG GAAGTGGATGAGCTCAAAAAGCAAATTGCAAATTCCAGTGTCTCAGTGGAAGTTGAAAATTCCGACGACGAGGATCTTGCGAAAATTATGCACAGCATCCGTGAGGAATACCAGGCCCTGGCTGATCAGAacagaaaggatgcagaggaatGTTACAAAAAGAAG TTTGATGCTGCTTCTTTTGAAGCTTCAAAGAACAATGAAGCTCTTCAAGCAACAAAGAATGAGCTGACCAATATCCGGCGCCAGATCAAAAACCTGGAAGTTGAGCAACGCTCCTTGATGGCCATG ATCAGTTCCCTTGAAGACACTTTGGAGGACACTGATCAGCGATTGGCTGCAGAGCTACAAGCCCTGAACCAGACCATCCAGCACCTGGAGGAGCAGCTCGCTGACTGCCACAGTAGACTGAAAGCTCAGAATCTGGAGTACCAGAACCTCCTCAACACCAAGATGAGACTGCAAGCTGAGATTGACACCTATCGTCGTCTGCTGGAAGTTGAAGG ACAAGAAAGCCACTAA